The Mesorhizobium sp. NBSH29 genome has a segment encoding these proteins:
- the paaZ gene encoding phenylacetic acid degradation bifunctional protein PaaZ has protein sequence MSLITLDSFAAGKWVAPAGTISELKSAVTGEAIARIGSSGLDFSAMSDHARNVGGSALRALTFHDRARILKALATYLNERREPLYELSYDTGTTKSDAMIDIDGGIATLFVYASKGRRELPDDVLLTEGALEQLSRSGSFVGQHVATSLRGVAIHINAFNFPVWGMLEKLAPAFLAGVPAIIKPASSTAWVAQACFRMIVESGLLPQGSVQFIAGPTGDLLERLTAQDIVSFTGSATTAAMLRANPRIAENSVRFIAEQDSLNATILGPDAAPDTPEFDIFLREVHREITAKAGQKCTAIRRIIVPDAHKQAVIDALIARLEKTTIGDPRNEATRMGALASQAQRRDVLEKAEIIGRQARRVFGDPQNFALNNADATLGAFVPPMLFDCAEPDGADDVHSVEAFGPVSTVMGYRDLDHALALANRGEGSLVASIFTHDPKVARQAVLEAGAWHGRLYFANRDTGKEATGHGSPLPHMIHGGPGRAGGGEEMGGIRGVLHYMQRTAIQGSPDIIAGVTGRYVAGAKTSTEARHPFRLSFSELEIGHTLKTASRQITLEDIAHFANFTGDTFYAHMDEEAARANPFFPGRVAHGYLLIAFAAGLFVDPAPGPVLANSGLDGLRFMKPVSPGDSICVELTAMAKTPRNEDYGEVRWQVRIDNQDGEQVAGYELLTMNAL, from the coding sequence ATGAGCCTCATTACTCTCGATAGTTTTGCCGCCGGAAAATGGGTTGCGCCCGCCGGCACGATTTCCGAGCTTAAAAGCGCTGTCACCGGCGAGGCTATTGCCCGCATCGGGTCATCGGGTCTCGATTTTTCGGCAATGTCAGACCATGCCAGAAACGTTGGCGGCAGCGCTCTGCGCGCACTCACTTTCCACGACCGTGCCCGCATACTGAAAGCATTGGCGACCTATCTCAATGAGCGCCGCGAGCCGCTTTACGAACTCTCCTATGATACCGGCACCACCAAATCTGATGCGATGATCGACATTGATGGCGGCATCGCCACCCTGTTCGTCTACGCCTCAAAAGGCAGGCGCGAACTGCCCGATGATGTTTTGTTGACCGAAGGCGCGCTCGAACAATTGTCGCGCAGCGGCAGTTTTGTCGGCCAGCATGTCGCCACCTCGCTGCGCGGGGTAGCCATCCACATCAACGCGTTCAACTTTCCCGTCTGGGGCATGTTGGAAAAGCTGGCACCCGCCTTTCTGGCCGGTGTGCCCGCCATCATCAAACCGGCCTCTTCAACCGCCTGGGTCGCGCAGGCCTGCTTCCGCATGATCGTGGAATCCGGCTTGTTGCCGCAGGGTTCTGTGCAGTTCATCGCCGGCCCGACCGGCGATCTTCTGGAGCGGCTAACCGCGCAAGACATCGTTTCCTTTACCGGCTCTGCCACAACCGCCGCCATGCTGCGGGCCAATCCGCGCATTGCAGAAAACTCGGTCCGTTTCATTGCCGAGCAGGATTCGCTCAACGCCACGATCCTTGGCCCCGATGCGGCACCTGATACGCCCGAATTTGATATTTTCCTGCGTGAAGTTCACCGCGAAATCACCGCCAAGGCCGGGCAGAAATGCACCGCCATCCGGCGCATCATCGTACCGGATGCCCACAAGCAGGCGGTTATTGATGCGCTCATTGCACGGCTGGAAAAAACCACCATTGGCGACCCGCGCAACGAGGCGACCCGCATGGGCGCGCTCGCCAGTCAGGCCCAGCGCCGCGATGTGCTTGAGAAGGCTGAGATCATTGGCCGACAGGCGCGCCGCGTCTTTGGTGATCCGCAAAATTTTGCGCTCAACAATGCCGATGCCACGCTTGGCGCTTTCGTACCGCCCATGCTGTTTGATTGCGCCGAGCCTGATGGCGCAGATGACGTGCACTCGGTCGAAGCCTTTGGCCCTGTCTCGACCGTCATGGGCTACCGCGATCTCGACCATGCGCTCGCCCTTGCCAATCGCGGCGAAGGCTCGTTGGTTGCCTCCATTTTCACGCATGATCCCAAAGTCGCCCGCCAGGCGGTGCTTGAAGCCGGCGCATGGCATGGCCGCCTCTATTTCGCCAACCGCGACACCGGCAAGGAAGCAACCGGCCACGGCTCGCCCCTGCCGCACATGATCCATGGCGGCCCCGGCCGCGCCGGTGGCGGCGAAGAAATGGGCGGCATTCGCGGCGTGCTGCACTATATGCAGCGCACCGCCATTCAAGGCAGCCCAGACATTATTGCCGGCGTAACTGGCCGCTATGTGGCCGGTGCCAAGACAAGCACTGAAGCCCGCCACCCATTCCGTTTAAGCTTTTCAGAACTGGAAATCGGCCACACGCTCAAAACCGCCTCGCGCCAGATCACCCTGGAAGACATCGCGCATTTCGCCAACTTCACCGGCGATACGTTCTACGCGCATATGGACGAGGAAGCAGCCCGCGCCAACCCGTTCTTCCCCGGCCGCGTCGCCCATGGCTATCTGCTCATCGCCTTTGCCGCCGGCCTGTTCGTCGATCCGGCACCCGGTCCGGTGCTTGCCAATTCCGGCCTTGATGGATTGCGCTTCATGAAACCCGTCTCGCCGGGTGACAGCATCTGTGTGGAACTGACCGCGATGGCCAAAACCCCGCGCAATGAAGACTATGGCGAAGTGCGCTGGCAGGTCCGCATCGACAATCAGGACGGCGAACAAGTCGCGGGCTATGAGCTGCTGACGATGAACGCACTATAA
- a CDS encoding ABC transporter substrate-binding protein yields the protein MKALTLSLLAGAMTLAAGQAMAAEKVTLQLKWVTQAQFAGYYVAKDKGFYEEEGLDVEIKPGGPDIAPEQVIAGGGADVIVDWMGGALAAREKGVSLVNIAQPFKKAGMELVCPKDGPVKTEADFKGKTLGVWFFGNEYPFYAWMNKLGMSTDGGADGVTVLKQSFDVQPLIQKQADCISVMTYNEYWQLIDAGFKAEDLTVFNYSEMGNDLLEDGIYAMEDKLKDPAYEEKMVKFVRASMKGWKYAVDNSDEAAGIVMDNGGQDENHQKRMMGEVAKLIDNADGKLVEAAYERTAKALLDQKIITKAPTGAWTSSITDKAVQ from the coding sequence ATGAAGGCACTTACACTCTCACTGCTTGCCGGCGCGATGACACTCGCGGCTGGGCAGGCCATGGCTGCAGAAAAGGTGACATTGCAGCTCAAGTGGGTCACGCAGGCGCAGTTTGCCGGCTATTACGTGGCCAAGGACAAGGGATTTTACGAGGAGGAGGGGCTCGATGTGGAAATCAAGCCGGGCGGACCCGACATCGCGCCAGAACAGGTGATCGCCGGCGGCGGTGCAGACGTAATCGTTGACTGGATGGGCGGAGCATTGGCGGCGCGCGAAAAGGGTGTAAGCCTCGTCAATATCGCACAGCCCTTTAAGAAGGCTGGGATGGAATTGGTCTGCCCAAAAGACGGGCCTGTGAAAACCGAAGCCGACTTTAAGGGCAAGACACTCGGCGTCTGGTTCTTCGGCAATGAGTATCCGTTCTATGCCTGGATGAACAAGCTTGGCATGTCTACCGATGGAGGCGCAGATGGCGTGACCGTTCTGAAGCAGAGCTTTGATGTTCAGCCGCTGATCCAGAAGCAGGCCGATTGCATATCGGTCATGACCTACAATGAATATTGGCAGTTGATCGATGCCGGCTTCAAAGCTGAAGACCTGACCGTGTTCAACTATTCGGAGATGGGCAACGACCTTCTCGAGGACGGCATTTACGCCATGGAAGACAAGCTCAAGGACCCGGCCTACGAAGAAAAGATGGTCAAGTTCGTGCGCGCTTCGATGAAGGGCTGGAAATATGCCGTCGACAATTCGGATGAGGCGGCCGGCATTGTCATGGACAATGGCGGCCAGGACGAGAACCACCAGAAGCGCATGATGGGCGAAGTGGCCAAGCTGATTGACAACGCCGATGGCAAACTGGTGGAAGCCGCTTATGAGCGGACCGCCAAGGCGCTGCTTGACCAAAAGATCATCACCAAGGCACCCACAGGTGCCTGGACGTCATCGATCACCGACAAGGCTGTGCAGTAG
- a CDS encoding ABC transporter permease — MAMFRCVSWQAAIALVLAVLAATMLPLSIGAGFGAGRTGAVLALTILAALVSALASQRMTQIIALLAGAHGVAWLLLSSISGHEGSASFGYFALLMAAWLLAWRMVVLLSAVRPASTIATLLVRLAIPLAFGVWILILWEGLVRGLGVSQIILPAPSAIGMRMGDAAPVLAADMYQTIVKSALTGYVLGCSAGFLVAILADRFSFFRRGMLPIGSMMSALPIVGVAPIMVTWFGPDWPSKAGVVVVMTFFPMLVNTVSGLAASSAMERDLMRTYASGYGQTLLKLRLPAAAPFIFNALKINSTLALIGAIVAEFFTTPVVGMGFRISTEIGLLRVDMAWAEIAVAAVAGSVLYGVIALIERGVTFWHPSVRGGGTQ; from the coding sequence ATGGCGATGTTCCGGTGCGTTTCCTGGCAGGCTGCGATTGCACTGGTGCTGGCAGTGCTCGCTGCGACGATGCTGCCGCTCTCGATCGGCGCGGGGTTCGGGGCCGGGCGGACCGGCGCAGTGTTGGCTTTGACGATCCTGGCAGCGCTGGTTTCCGCTCTTGCATCGCAACGAATGACACAGATCATCGCTTTGCTTGCTGGTGCGCATGGCGTGGCCTGGTTGCTCCTCTCAAGCATTTCCGGCCATGAGGGTAGTGCGTCCTTTGGCTATTTCGCGCTGCTCATGGCGGCCTGGCTGCTGGCCTGGCGCATGGTTGTGCTGCTGAGCGCTGTCAGGCCTGCTTCAACAATTGCAACGCTACTGGTGCGCCTCGCCATCCCGCTTGCTTTCGGCGTCTGGATTTTGATCCTGTGGGAGGGATTGGTGCGCGGGCTCGGGGTCTCGCAGATCATTTTGCCGGCTCCGAGCGCCATTGGCATGCGTATGGGTGATGCTGCGCCGGTGCTGGCGGCGGATATGTACCAGACCATCGTGAAGTCGGCGCTGACGGGCTATGTGCTCGGCTGCTCGGCTGGTTTTCTGGTCGCAATCCTTGCCGACCGATTTTCGTTTTTCAGGCGCGGCATGTTGCCGATAGGTTCGATGATGTCGGCGTTGCCCATCGTGGGCGTGGCGCCGATCATGGTGACATGGTTCGGGCCTGATTGGCCGTCCAAGGCCGGCGTCGTGGTGGTAATGACGTTTTTTCCAATGCTGGTGAACACGGTCTCCGGCCTCGCCGCTTCGAGCGCTATGGAACGGGACCTCATGCGCACCTATGCTTCGGGCTACGGGCAGACGTTGCTAAAGCTCAGGTTGCCAGCAGCAGCGCCCTTCATCTTCAATGCACTTAAGATAAACTCCACGCTGGCACTTATCGGGGCCATCGTGGCCGAGTTTTTCACCACACCGGTGGTGGGTATGGGCTTTCGTATCTCCACAGAAATCGGCCTGCTCAGGGTCGACATGGCGTGGGCTGAAATTGCCGTTGCGGCAGTTGCCGGTTCGGTCTTGTATGGTGTCATCGCGCTCATCGAGCGAGGTGTCACATTCTGGCATCCGTCCGTCCGTGGTGGAGGGACGCAATGA
- a CDS encoding ABC transporter permease produces the protein MISLRDTLIPVATILAALVVVWYAASVWMNAPFQRDLDRRSGETPGFSEFIGKTLSQPKPTLPAPHQVGQNFFENTVLRKVTSQRSLVYHGWVTLSTTLLGFAMGTALGIALAVGIVHISALDRSLMPWIIVSQTIPIIALAPMVILIFGPLNTPAIVTKAIISTYLAFFPVAVGMVKGLRSPELTHLDLMHTYHASQYQTFWKLRVPASLPFLFASMKVAVAASLVGAIVAELPTGAVAGIGAKLLISSYHSQSIEIWAALVAGSIVALVLVGLVGAVGALATRYLGGRPV, from the coding sequence ATGATTTCGCTGCGCGACACGCTGATTCCTGTTGCTACGATCCTCGCCGCGCTGGTCGTCGTCTGGTATGCAGCCTCGGTCTGGATGAATGCGCCTTTTCAGCGGGATCTCGACAGACGCTCCGGCGAGACACCGGGTTTTTCGGAGTTCATCGGCAAGACGCTGTCGCAGCCCAAACCGACTTTACCGGCACCGCATCAGGTGGGGCAAAATTTCTTTGAGAACACGGTGCTGCGCAAGGTGACCAGCCAACGCAGCCTTGTCTATCACGGTTGGGTGACGCTTTCGACGACGCTGCTCGGCTTTGCCATGGGGACTGCGCTCGGCATCGCGCTTGCGGTGGGCATTGTCCATATCAGCGCGCTCGATCGCAGCCTGATGCCTTGGATTATTGTTTCGCAGACCATTCCGATCATCGCGCTGGCGCCGATGGTGATCCTGATTTTTGGACCGCTCAACACACCCGCGATTGTCACCAAGGCGATCATCTCGACCTATCTGGCATTCTTCCCGGTGGCGGTGGGCATGGTGAAGGGCTTGCGCTCGCCCGAGCTCACGCATCTTGATCTCATGCACACCTATCATGCCAGCCAGTACCAGACTTTTTGGAAGCTGAGGGTGCCCGCATCGCTGCCATTTCTGTTTGCCTCCATGAAAGTGGCGGTGGCGGCGAGTCTGGTGGGCGCCATCGTGGCCGAACTGCCGACCGGGGCGGTAGCGGGGATAGGTGCAAAGCTGTTAATCAGCTCGTACCATTCGCAGTCGATTGAAATCTGGGCCGCGCTCGTTGCCGGGTCGATCGTGGCTCTGGTGCTGGTCGGGCTTGTGGGTGCGGTAGGAGCGCTGGCGACGCGTTATCTAGGAGGGCGTCCCGTATGA
- a CDS encoding ABC transporter ATP-binding protein → MSVTVVQASKLGLTFETGDGPVQALSDVDLIIGKGEFVSFIGPSGCGKTTFLRVIADLEQPTSGTISVNGLTPQEARENRAYGYVFQAAALFPWRTIERNVGLPLEIMGLSKAEQRERVQRTLELVNLSGFEKKYPWQLSGGMQQRASIARALAFDADLLLMDEPFGALDEIVRDHLNEQLLELWKRTGKTVCFVTHSIPEAVYLSTRIVVMSPRPGRVTDVIESTLPRERPLDIRESPEFLAIAARVREGLRAGQSYED, encoded by the coding sequence ATGTCCGTGACGGTCGTACAAGCGAGCAAGCTAGGCCTGACGTTTGAGACCGGAGACGGCCCGGTTCAGGCGCTATCGGATGTCGACCTCATCATTGGCAAAGGCGAGTTCGTGTCCTTCATTGGTCCTTCAGGTTGTGGCAAGACAACGTTTTTGCGCGTCATCGCCGATCTTGAGCAGCCGACGAGCGGGACGATCTCGGTCAATGGGTTGACGCCGCAGGAGGCGCGCGAAAATCGCGCCTATGGCTATGTGTTCCAGGCGGCGGCGCTGTTTCCGTGGCGCACGATCGAACGCAATGTCGGGTTGCCGCTCGAGATCATGGGGTTGTCAAAGGCTGAGCAGCGCGAGAGGGTGCAGCGCACGCTCGAACTGGTCAATCTTTCGGGTTTCGAGAAAAAATATCCGTGGCAGCTTTCCGGCGGCATGCAGCAGCGGGCCTCGATTGCGCGGGCGCTGGCGTTTGATGCCGATCTTCTGTTGATGGACGAGCCGTTCGGCGCACTCGATGAGATCGTGCGCGACCATCTCAATGAGCAGTTGCTCGAACTGTGGAAGCGGACCGGCAAGACGGTCTGCTTTGTCACCCATTCGATCCCCGAGGCGGTTTATCTGTCGACCCGCATCGTGGTGATGTCGCCGCGGCCGGGCCGGGTCACCGATGTGATCGAATCCACGCTGCCGCGCGAACGCCCGCTCGATATCCGCGAGAGCCCGGAATTCCTCGCCATCGCAGCACGGGTGCGCGAGGGCCTACGGGCAGGACAAAGCTATGAGGATTGA
- the hydA gene encoding dihydropyrimidinase translates to MSKVIKNGTVVTADRTWKADVLIEGGKVLAIGQDLVGDEAFDAIGCYVMPGGIDPHTHLEMPFMGTYSADDFESGTRAALSGGTTMVVDFCLPAPQQSLLEALTMWDNKTSKAACDYSFHMAITWWNEQVFNEMAEVVDRGITSFKHFMAYKGALMVDDDEMYSSFQRCAELGALPLVHAENGDVVAQLSQKLLAAGNNGPEAHAYSRPPEVEGEATNRAIMIADMAGSPLYVVHTSCEQAHEAIRRARQKGMRVYGEPLVQHLVLDETEYFNTDWDHAARRVMSPPFRNKQHQDSLWAGLQAGSLQVVATDHCAFTTKQKRNGVGDFTKIPNGTGGLEDRMPVLWTYGVNTGRLTMNEFVAVTSTNIAKILNMYPQKGAIVEGADADIVVWDPKRKKKITAKGQQSAIDYNVFEGIEVMGVPRFVFTRGELAVRDGDVQATPGHGKFVAREPNGVINQALSTWKEITAPRRIERSGIPASGV, encoded by the coding sequence ATGTCAAAAGTCATCAAGAACGGGACAGTCGTCACTGCCGACCGTACGTGGAAGGCCGATGTTCTGATCGAAGGCGGCAAAGTTTTGGCCATCGGCCAAGACCTTGTGGGCGACGAAGCGTTTGATGCGATCGGCTGCTACGTGATGCCAGGCGGGATCGACCCTCACACGCATCTGGAAATGCCGTTCATGGGCACGTATTCGGCCGATGATTTTGAAAGCGGTACGCGCGCCGCCCTTTCTGGCGGCACCACGATGGTGGTGGATTTCTGCTTGCCGGCCCCGCAGCAATCCCTGCTGGAAGCGCTGACGATGTGGGACAACAAGACTTCCAAGGCGGCCTGTGACTATTCGTTCCACATGGCGATCACCTGGTGGAATGAACAGGTGTTCAACGAGATGGCCGAGGTGGTTGACCGCGGCATCACCTCGTTCAAGCATTTCATGGCCTACAAAGGCGCGTTAATGGTGGATGACGACGAGATGTATTCGTCATTCCAGCGCTGCGCGGAGCTTGGTGCTCTGCCGCTGGTGCATGCCGAGAACGGTGACGTGGTAGCGCAGTTGTCGCAAAAGCTGCTCGCGGCCGGAAACAATGGACCCGAGGCGCATGCCTATTCCCGTCCTCCCGAAGTGGAGGGCGAGGCCACTAACCGCGCTATCATGATCGCCGATATGGCGGGCTCCCCACTTTATGTTGTGCACACGTCCTGCGAGCAGGCGCACGAGGCTATCCGCCGAGCGCGGCAAAAGGGCATGCGTGTCTATGGCGAGCCGCTGGTACAGCATCTGGTTCTCGATGAGACGGAATATTTCAACACCGATTGGGATCACGCAGCACGACGGGTGATGAGCCCGCCTTTCCGCAACAAGCAGCATCAAGATTCCCTGTGGGCGGGGTTGCAGGCCGGATCTCTCCAGGTGGTGGCGACGGATCATTGCGCCTTTACCACCAAGCAGAAACGCAATGGTGTCGGCGACTTTACCAAGATCCCCAACGGCACCGGTGGCCTCGAGGACCGGATGCCGGTGCTTTGGACGTATGGCGTGAACACGGGACGGCTGACCATGAATGAGTTCGTTGCCGTGACGTCGACCAACATTGCCAAGATACTCAACATGTACCCGCAAAAGGGCGCGATCGTGGAAGGAGCCGACGCCGATATCGTGGTGTGGGATCCGAAGCGGAAAAAGAAGATTACTGCAAAGGGCCAGCAATCAGCGATCGACTACAATGTTTTCGAAGGTATCGAGGTGATGGGCGTGCCGCGCTTCGTCTTCACACGGGGCGAACTGGCCGTGCGGGACGGTGATGTTCAGGCGACGCCCGGACACGGAAAATTCGTGGCGCGCGAGCCGAACGGGGTTATCAATCAGGCGCTTTCAACCTGGAAGGAAATCACCGCGCCGCGCCGGATCGAGCGTAGCGGCATTCCGGCAAGCGGGGTTTGA
- a CDS encoding Zn-dependent hydrolase: protein MAAPGENLRINADRLWDSLMEMAQIGPGVAGGNNRQTLTDVDSEGRHLFKRWCEEAGLAMGVDQMGTMFARREGSDPEALPVYVGSHLDTQPTGGKYDGVLGVLGGLEIIRSLNDLDIKTKHPIVVTNWTNEEGTRFAPAMLASGVFAGVHEQEWAYQRKDAAGKTFGEELERIGWKGEEQVGSRKMHAFFELHIEQGPILEDECIDIGVVTHGQGLKWLEVTLTGKESHTGSTPMPKRRNAGLGMARVIELVHEIAMDYQPEAVGAVGHMEAHPNSRNIIAGRTVFTVDIRSPNKAVLDEMDERIRAGIETVCEALDISFGIELVGHFDPVTFDEGCVRAVREAAERLGYSHRDIVSGAGHDACWINRVAPTAMVMCPCIDGLSHNEAEEIFKDWAAAGADVLFHAVVETAGIVD, encoded by the coding sequence ATGGCAGCACCCGGGGAAAATCTGCGCATCAATGCCGACCGGCTATGGGACAGCCTGATGGAAATGGCGCAGATCGGCCCCGGAGTTGCCGGCGGCAACAATCGCCAGACGCTGACCGATGTTGATAGCGAGGGCCGGCACCTGTTCAAGCGATGGTGCGAGGAGGCGGGGCTGGCAATGGGCGTTGACCAGATGGGCACCATGTTTGCCCGGCGTGAGGGAAGCGATCCTGAGGCACTACCGGTCTATGTCGGTTCGCATCTCGATACGCAGCCGACGGGCGGAAAATATGATGGCGTGCTTGGCGTTCTGGGCGGGCTGGAAATTATTCGTTCGCTCAACGATCTCGATATCAAAACCAAACATCCGATCGTGGTGACCAACTGGACGAATGAAGAAGGGACGCGCTTTGCGCCGGCGATGCTGGCGTCGGGCGTTTTTGCCGGCGTTCACGAACAGGAGTGGGCCTATCAGCGCAAGGATGCCGCAGGCAAAACCTTCGGCGAGGAACTTGAGCGTATCGGGTGGAAGGGCGAGGAGCAGGTCGGCTCGCGCAAGATGCACGCCTTCTTTGAGCTGCATATCGAACAGGGGCCCATACTCGAGGATGAGTGTATCGATATCGGCGTGGTCACCCACGGCCAAGGGCTGAAATGGCTGGAGGTAACGCTGACCGGCAAGGAGAGCCACACAGGTTCGACCCCGATGCCTAAGCGCCGCAATGCAGGGCTTGGTATGGCCCGGGTCATCGAGCTCGTCCACGAGATTGCGATGGATTACCAGCCGGAAGCGGTAGGCGCGGTCGGCCATATGGAAGCCCATCCGAACTCCCGCAACATCATCGCCGGACGCACAGTATTCACCGTCGACATCCGCTCGCCCAACAAGGCGGTGCTGGATGAGATGGACGAGCGTATTCGTGCCGGTATCGAGACTGTGTGTGAGGCGCTCGATATTTCGTTCGGTATCGAACTGGTCGGACATTTTGATCCGGTCACGTTCGATGAGGGCTGCGTCAGAGCGGTGCGCGAGGCAGCTGAGCGGCTTGGTTATTCGCATCGCGACATCGTCTCAGGGGCAGGCCACGACGCGTGCTGGATAAACCGCGTGGCGCCAACCGCCATGGTGATGTGCCCTTGCATCGACGGCCTCTCGCACAATGAGGCGGAAGAAATTTTCAAGGATTGGGCGGCTGCAGGTGCAGACGTCCTGTTTCACGCGGTGGTGGAAACGGCAGGGATCGTGGATTAG
- a CDS encoding cupin domain-containing protein has product MARPQASGEVMIDDARVRVTRWDFEPGAETGWHRHGMDYVVMTVTPCAFLLEEPGGASRKVELEAGIAYRRETGVEHNVVNGGLAPMAFIEVELKE; this is encoded by the coding sequence ATGGCCCGGCCGCAAGCATCGGGCGAGGTGATGATCGATGATGCCAGGGTTCGGGTGACGCGATGGGACTTTGAGCCTGGTGCGGAAACCGGCTGGCATCGGCATGGCATGGACTATGTGGTGATGACGGTGACACCCTGCGCCTTCTTGCTCGAGGAGCCGGGAGGGGCAAGCCGGAAGGTGGAGCTTGAAGCCGGCATCGCATATCGACGCGAGACAGGCGTAGAACATAATGTCGTCAATGGCGGGTTGGCGCCGATGGCGTTCATCGAAGTTGAACTGAAGGAATGA
- a CDS encoding aspartate aminotransferase family protein, with amino-acid sequence MSNRLKVTPNDLSAFWMPFTANRQFKKSPRMFVAAKDMHYTTTDGRKVLDGTAGLWCVNAGHCRPKITEAIHAQASELDYAPAFQMGHPIAFEFANRLVDMAPDGFDHVVFTNSGSESVDTALKIALAFQRVRGEGSRFRLIGRERGYHGVNFGGISVGGIVSNRKMFGTLLTGVDHMPHTHDIAKNAFTRGEPELGGDLATELERIVTLHDASTIAAVIVEPVAGSTGVLIPPKGYLTKLREICTKHGILLIFDEVITGFGRLGTPFAADYFGVTPDIMVTAKGVTNGVIPMGAVFVKKEIHDAFMTGPEHLIEFMHGYTYSGNPIACAAGIATLDTYKEEGLLTRGAELSPYWEDALHSLKGEPHVIDVRNIGLVGAIELEPVAGEPTKRAFSAFVKAFDRGALIRTTGDIIALSPPLIISKGQIDELIDHVRAVLRAVD; translated from the coding sequence ATGTCAAACAGATTGAAAGTTACGCCAAACGATCTATCCGCTTTCTGGATGCCGTTTACTGCAAACCGGCAATTCAAAAAGTCGCCGCGTATGTTCGTGGCCGCCAAGGATATGCATTATACGACGACGGATGGGCGGAAGGTGCTCGACGGCACAGCCGGCCTCTGGTGTGTCAATGCGGGGCATTGCAGACCAAAAATCACCGAGGCAATCCACGCCCAAGCTTCCGAGCTCGATTACGCCCCGGCGTTCCAGATGGGGCACCCGATTGCGTTCGAATTTGCCAACCGGCTGGTCGACATGGCACCCGACGGGTTTGACCATGTGGTTTTCACCAACTCTGGTTCGGAATCCGTCGATACTGCACTCAAGATCGCACTCGCCTTTCAGCGCGTACGCGGCGAGGGTTCGCGCTTCCGGTTGATCGGACGCGAGCGCGGTTATCACGGCGTGAATTTCGGCGGTATTTCTGTGGGCGGCATTGTTTCGAACCGTAAGATGTTTGGCACGCTTTTGACCGGTGTCGATCATATGCCGCATACGCACGATATCGCCAAGAATGCTTTTACCCGCGGCGAGCCCGAGCTTGGCGGCGACCTGGCGACAGAGCTGGAGCGCATCGTCACGCTGCATGATGCTTCAACTATTGCGGCTGTTATTGTGGAGCCGGTCGCCGGTTCCACTGGTGTTCTGATTCCGCCAAAGGGCTATCTGACGAAGCTGCGTGAGATATGCACGAAGCATGGCATATTGCTTATTTTTGACGAGGTGATAACAGGTTTTGGCCGGTTGGGAACGCCGTTTGCAGCCGATTACTTTGGCGTAACGCCAGATATCATGGTGACTGCGAAAGGGGTCACGAACGGTGTCATTCCCATGGGCGCGGTTTTTGTTAAGAAAGAAATTCACGACGCCTTCATGACCGGGCCTGAGCACCTGATCGAGTTCATGCATGGATATACGTATTCCGGAAATCCGATCGCCTGCGCTGCCGGTATCGCCACGCTTGATACCTACAAGGAAGAGGGGCTTTTGACCCGCGGCGCAGAGCTTTCACCTTATTGGGAAGATGCGCTGCATTCGTTGAAGGGAGAGCCACATGTCATCGATGTCCGCAACATTGGTCTTGTCGGTGCGATCGAGCTTGAGCCGGTTGCCGGCGAGCCGACGAAAAGGGCGTTTTCTGCGTTTGTAAAAGCGTTCGATCGCGGCGCATTGATACGGACGACAGGTGATATTATTGCGCTGTCGCCGCCGCTGATCATCTCCAAGGGGCAGATCGACGAACTGATCGACCATGTGCGCGCCGTGCTTCGGGCGGTGGATTGA